A window of Staphylococcus sp. 17KM0847 contains these coding sequences:
- the alr gene encoding alanine racemase, producing MTAIWQVNRDIFQKNVQRIVNNQSVMAVVKNNAYNYGLEFAVEQFWQAGIRCFSTTSLKEAMQIRELAPQATIFLMNPTYAFDILRQYDIHMTLPSPAFYQQNKAQLVDVKVHLEYENLLHRSGFKTIDDILDVLADHENNIAPKMKIIGLWTHFGYADEFDVPDYDIEREAWLSVVEQLQEKGYDFEMVHAQNSASYMREGAVFPNHTHARVGIALYGSRPYSTVSREVVEQALTVKANVLQVRTVHKNEHCGYSFAYTAERNDTRLAVIDVGYGDGILRTRAQHEVLIHGKCYPIRALMMSHMFVEVDEDIQPQDEVILYDKTLRIDDYTFKGVGANSEQLSALNLDSLTKEYI from the coding sequence ATGACGGCGATATGGCAAGTCAATCGTGATATTTTCCAAAAAAATGTACAGCGTATCGTTAACAATCAATCTGTTATGGCTGTTGTTAAAAATAATGCTTATAATTATGGCTTGGAATTTGCAGTTGAACAATTTTGGCAAGCGGGTATTCGATGTTTTAGTACAACATCGTTAAAAGAAGCAATGCAGATTCGAGAATTAGCACCTCAAGCTACTATATTTTTAATGAATCCAACATATGCGTTCGATATATTACGGCAATATGATATTCATATGACACTCCCCTCTCCAGCTTTTTATCAGCAAAATAAAGCGCAGTTGGTTGATGTCAAAGTACATTTAGAATATGAAAATCTACTGCATCGCTCAGGGTTTAAAACAATAGATGACATACTAGATGTATTGGCAGATCACGAGAATAATATAGCACCTAAAATGAAAATCATTGGCTTATGGACGCATTTTGGTTATGCAGATGAATTTGATGTACCAGACTATGATATTGAACGGGAAGCATGGTTGAGCGTTGTTGAACAATTACAAGAAAAAGGCTACGACTTTGAGATGGTACATGCGCAAAATAGTGCAAGTTATATGCGTGAGGGTGCTGTATTTCCAAATCATACACATGCACGTGTAGGAATAGCACTTTATGGTTCACGCCCCTATTCTACTGTATCGAGAGAAGTAGTTGAACAAGCGTTGACAGTAAAAGCCAATGTACTTCAAGTACGTACTGTACATAAAAATGAACATTGTGGTTATAGTTTTGCTTATACTGCCGAAAGAAATGATACACGTTTAGCAGTTATTGATGTAGGTTATGGTGATGGCATATTGAGAACACGTGCACAACATGAGGTGTTGATTCATGGGAAATGCTACCCTATCCGTGCTTTAATGATGAGTCATATGTTCGTTGAGGTTGATGAAGATATTCAACCGCAAGATGAAGTGATTTTGTATGACAAAACTTTGCGTATTGATGATTATACATTTAAAGGTGTAGGTGCTAACTCCGAACAATTAAGTGCGCTAAACCTAGATTCTTTAACAAAGGAGTATATATAA
- a CDS encoding M20 family metallopeptidase: MNELEFVTEHRRYLHAHPELSLEEYATTDYIIQFLEGLGVSYECPLETGVIAYLEGQSNHTIAFRADIDALPIHEENNVDYRSTVDHVMHACGHDGHTTALMLHVKRCKALYDQGTLPHNVVFIFQPAEESGGGAHLIIQTGVLSRYQIDAIYGVHIMPFVDEGAVVVRDEEITASATEYRFFLEGQSSHVANKEQGYSTGEAMQHLLIQLSQIQQYHLNGLQRNIVHIGRFNAGEAINTVPSQGYLEGTIRTYSMDDLHTVQSQMNKIAESIELLFNVQCKVKFEEGYPPTMNDPKLKKYVVESLTYHNQTVIEPTNPYLFGEDFSFYGQVAPAYFVFFGTRNEAQQFVHGLHTPRLNLNEAVLIRIADYYERLLFNYGEVLV, from the coding sequence ATGAATGAGTTAGAATTTGTGACTGAACATAGACGCTATTTACATGCGCATCCAGAACTCAGTTTAGAAGAATATGCAACAACAGATTATATTATTCAGTTTCTTGAAGGGCTTGGTGTTTCTTATGAATGTCCATTAGAGACTGGTGTCATTGCTTATTTAGAAGGTCAATCGAATCATACAATTGCATTTAGAGCTGATATTGATGCTTTGCCTATCCATGAAGAAAATAATGTGGATTATCGTAGTACAGTTGATCATGTCATGCATGCTTGTGGTCATGATGGTCATACGACAGCACTTATGCTCCATGTTAAACGTTGTAAAGCACTGTATGATCAAGGAACCCTTCCCCATAATGTCGTGTTTATTTTTCAACCTGCTGAAGAATCAGGTGGAGGTGCACATTTAATTATCCAAACGGGTGTATTGTCACGTTATCAAATTGATGCCATCTATGGTGTGCATATTATGCCTTTTGTAGATGAAGGAGCAGTCGTTGTTCGTGATGAGGAGATTACAGCAAGTGCAACAGAGTATCGCTTTTTTTTAGAAGGTCAATCCAGTCATGTTGCGAATAAAGAACAAGGATATTCTACGGGTGAAGCCATGCAGCATTTACTCATCCAACTTTCACAAATTCAACAATATCATTTAAATGGACTACAACGAAACATTGTACACATTGGGCGTTTTAATGCAGGTGAAGCGATTAATACCGTTCCGAGTCAGGGCTATTTAGAAGGTACGATTCGTACGTACAGTATGGATGACTTACATACCGTTCAATCACAAATGAACAAAATTGCAGAAAGTATTGAATTGCTGTTTAATGTTCAATGCAAAGTGAAGTTTGAAGAAGGATACCCTCCAACGATGAACGATCCAAAGTTAAAAAAATATGTGGTAGAGAGCTTAACATATCACAATCAGACAGTCATTGAACCTACTAACCCCTATCTATTCGGTGAAGACTTCAGCTTTTATGGTCAAGTTGCTCCTGCTTATTTTGTGTTTTTTGGTACAAGAAATGAAGCACAACAATTTGTACATGGCTTACATACGCCACGTTTGAATCTTAATGAAGCTGTTTTAATTCGAATTGCTGATTATTATGAACGCTTACTTTTTAATTATGGTGAGGTGTTAGTATGA
- the dapD gene encoding 2,3,4,5-tetrahydropyridine-2,6-dicarboxylate N-acetyltransferase produces the protein MVKNFTAEEIIQYISDAKKSTPLKVYINGEFSDVTFPEQFKVFGSDRSKVIFCEASDWQVFYDVYHTAIEELEIEMDRRNSAIPLKDLTNTNARIEPGAFIREHAVIGDGAVVMMGATINIGAVVGEGTMIDMNATLGGRATTGKNVHVGAGAVLAGVIEPPSASPVVIEDDVLIGANAVILEGVHVGEGAIVAAGAIVTQDVPAGAVVAGTPAKVIKQASDVEDSKREIVSALRKLDQ, from the coding sequence ATGGTTAAAAATTTTACGGCTGAAGAGATTATTCAATATATTAGTGATGCAAAAAAATCAACCCCATTAAAAGTTTATATTAATGGAGAATTTAGTGATGTAACGTTTCCAGAACAATTCAAGGTTTTTGGTTCAGATCGTTCAAAAGTTATTTTTTGTGAAGCAAGTGATTGGCAAGTATTTTATGATGTGTATCATACAGCTATTGAAGAACTTGAGATTGAAATGGATCGTCGCAATTCAGCAATTCCACTCAAAGATTTAACCAACACTAATGCGCGTATTGAGCCGGGAGCTTTTATTCGTGAGCATGCAGTGATTGGTGACGGTGCTGTTGTTATGATGGGAGCAACAATCAATATTGGAGCTGTTGTAGGTGAAGGTACAATGATTGATATGAATGCAACGCTTGGTGGTCGTGCTACAACAGGAAAAAATGTTCATGTAGGTGCAGGAGCAGTGTTAGCAGGTGTTATTGAGCCCCCTAGTGCTTCCCCTGTTGTGATTGAAGACGACGTTTTAATTGGAGCGAATGCTGTCATATTAGAAGGTGTTCATGTAGGTGAAGGTGCGATAGTTGCAGCAGGTGCTATTGTGACACAAGATGTACCAGCGGGAGCAGTAGTAGCAGGTACGCCAGCCAAAGTGATTAAACAAGCAAGTGATGTAGAAGATTCAAAACGAGAGATTGTTTCAGCATTACGTAAACTGGATCAATAG
- the dapB gene encoding 4-hydroxy-tetrahydrodipicolinate reductase, whose amino-acid sequence MRILLIGYGAMNQRVARLAEEIGHEIVGVIPNKHRESIPYPTFDKISDIQEVDIAIDFSHPDLLLPLLDDTFNLPLVIATTGEKERIHNKLQQLAETMPVFFSANMSYGIHVLTKLLETAVPLLQDFDIEMTEAHHNQKVDAPSGTLVKLYDVIDQLRNDLKPVYDRSQKNQKREQQEIGIHTVRGGTIVGEHDVLFAGVDETITLSHRAQSKDIFANGALNAAQRLIDKQPGYYTFDNL is encoded by the coding sequence ATGAGAATATTATTGATTGGTTACGGTGCAATGAATCAGCGTGTTGCCCGTTTAGCAGAAGAGATAGGCCATGAAATTGTAGGTGTTATTCCGAACAAACATCGTGAAAGTATTCCCTACCCTACTTTTGATAAAATCAGCGACATACAAGAAGTGGATATTGCCATTGACTTCTCTCACCCTGATTTATTGTTACCTTTGCTTGATGATACATTTAACTTGCCTCTTGTTATTGCAACGACTGGGGAGAAAGAGCGAATTCATAATAAATTGCAACAATTGGCAGAAACGATGCCCGTATTCTTTAGTGCAAATATGAGCTACGGTATTCACGTATTAACTAAATTATTAGAGACAGCTGTTCCTCTACTACAAGATTTTGATATTGAGATGACTGAAGCCCATCATAATCAAAAAGTAGATGCACCAAGTGGAACTTTAGTAAAATTGTATGATGTTATCGATCAATTGCGCAACGATCTGAAACCTGTATATGATAGAAGTCAGAAAAATCAAAAACGTGAACAACAAGAAATTGGTATTCATACAGTACGTGGTGGGACAATTGTTGGTGAACATGATGTGTTATTTGCAGGTGTGGATGAGACCATTACCCTGTCACATCGTGCACAGTCTAAAGATATTTTCGCTAATGGTGCGCTGAATGCTGCACAACGATTGATTGATAAACAACCGGGCTACTATACATTCGATAATTTATAA
- the dapA gene encoding 4-hydroxy-tetrahydrodipicolinate synthase: protein MTHIFQGTGVALITPFSNDQVDYQAIRQQVNYLIDHGIQSLIVNGTTAENPTLTDQEKDQILMTVIDENQSRVPVIVGTGTNNTQRSIEASLRAKALGADAIMLITPYYLKTSQRGLIAHFETIANAVELPVVLYNVPSRTSSTIEPATVEHLSHHPYIVALKDATNDFDYLADVQSRVNTSEFALYSGNDDNIVRYYQEGGHGVISVAANVIPEAFQRVYTDRTNREVLFRPIGKLLSAMSVDINPIPIKYLAALEGFGNYEVRLPLVPLNEQEQAQLKVAFDNFKTEVLA from the coding sequence ATGACACATATTTTTCAAGGGACAGGTGTAGCGTTAATCACCCCTTTTTCGAATGATCAAGTAGACTATCAAGCTATTCGTCAACAGGTGAATTACCTTATCGATCACGGTATTCAGTCATTAATTGTCAACGGTACAACAGCTGAGAATCCAACACTTACAGATCAAGAAAAAGATCAAATTTTAATGACAGTTATTGATGAAAACCAATCTCGTGTTCCAGTGATAGTGGGTACAGGCACAAATAATACACAGCGTTCAATAGAAGCTTCATTGCGAGCTAAAGCATTGGGAGCAGATGCAATTATGCTTATTACCCCCTATTATTTAAAAACAAGCCAACGCGGATTGATTGCACATTTTGAAACAATTGCCAATGCCGTAGAGCTTCCTGTCGTACTGTACAATGTTCCATCCCGAACAAGCAGTACGATTGAACCGGCAACTGTTGAACATTTAAGTCACCATCCTTATATTGTTGCCTTAAAAGACGCAACAAATGATTTTGACTATTTAGCAGATGTACAATCGCGTGTGAATACATCAGAGTTTGCCCTATATAGTGGCAATGATGATAATATTGTGAGATATTATCAAGAAGGTGGACATGGCGTGATCTCAGTTGCTGCTAATGTTATTCCTGAAGCTTTTCAACGTGTTTATACAGACCGAACAAATCGTGAAGTGCTGTTCAGACCTATTGGTAAGCTTTTATCAGCGATGTCTGTTGATATTAATCCTATCCCTATTAAATATTTAGCAGCTTTGGAAGGATTTGGAAACTATGAGGTGAGATTGCCATTAGTTCCTTTGAATGAGCAAGAACAAGCACAGCTCAAGGTAGCTTTTGATAACTTCAAAACGGAGGTTCTGGCATGA
- a CDS encoding aspartate-semialdehyde dehydrogenase has translation MVKLAVAGATGLVGSKILETLDRKGIEFDELVLFSSKRSAGQEINFQGKTYTVQELTEAATDGDFDYVLMSAGGGTSERYAPLFEQHGAIIIDNSSQWRMAEDVDLIVPEVNEPTFTRGIIANPNCSTIQSVVPLKPLQEQFGLKRVAYTTYQAVSGSGMQGKKDLEDGAHGVEPKAYPHPIYNNVLPHIDVFLDNGYTKEEQKMIDETKKILNEPTLNVTATCVRVPVQDSHSVHINVTLDKPATVEAIQNLFEQDPRVVLVDNPANNEYPLAIHSTGRDEVFVGRIRQDDSLDNTFHIWVTSDNLLKGAALNAVQVLEQVIRMKGA, from the coding sequence ATGGTAAAATTAGCAGTCGCAGGTGCAACAGGATTAGTAGGATCTAAAATTTTAGAAACACTTGATCGTAAAGGTATTGAGTTTGATGAACTTGTTTTGTTTTCATCAAAACGATCAGCTGGACAAGAAATTAACTTTCAAGGTAAAACATATACGGTTCAAGAACTGACTGAAGCAGCAACAGATGGTGACTTTGACTATGTATTGATGAGTGCGGGTGGTGGAACGAGTGAACGATATGCCCCACTATTTGAACAACACGGTGCCATTATTATTGATAACTCAAGTCAGTGGCGTATGGCAGAAGATGTTGATTTAATTGTTCCAGAAGTCAATGAACCTACATTTACTCGTGGTATTATTGCTAATCCAAACTGCTCGACAATCCAATCGGTTGTACCTTTAAAACCTTTGCAAGAACAATTTGGATTAAAGCGTGTTGCATATACAACATATCAAGCTGTATCCGGCTCAGGCATGCAAGGTAAAAAGGATTTAGAAGATGGTGCACATGGTGTAGAACCAAAAGCATACCCACATCCAATCTATAACAATGTTTTACCACATATTGATGTGTTTTTAGATAATGGATATACAAAAGAAGAACAAAAGATGATTGATGAAACGAAAAAAATATTGAATGAACCTACATTGAATGTAACTGCAACATGTGTACGTGTACCCGTGCAGGACAGCCATAGTGTACATATCAATGTCACACTCGATAAACCAGCAACAGTTGAAGCGATTCAAAATTTATTCGAACAGGATCCACGTGTTGTTTTAGTTGACAATCCGGCAAATAATGAATACCCTCTTGCCATTCATTCAACAGGTCGCGATGAAGTATTTGTCGGGCGTATTCGTCAAGATGATTCATTAGATAACACATTTCATATTTGGGTCACATCAGATAACTTACTAAAAGGAGCGGCACTTAATGCAGTACAAGTGTTAGAACAAGTGATTAGAATGAAAGGAGCATAA
- a CDS encoding ABC-F family ATP-binding cassette domain-containing protein: protein MLQVTDVSLRFGDRKLFEDVNIKFTPGNCYGLIGANGAGKSTFLKILSGELDSQTGHVSLGKDERLAVLKQDHFAHEDERVLDVVIKGHERLYEVMQEKDAIYMKPDFSDEDGIRAAELEGEFAEMNGWNAESDAATLLSGLGINPELHDKKMSELENNQKVKVLLAQSLFGAPDVLLLDEPTNGLDIQAISWLEDFLINFENTVIVVSHDRHFLNNVCTHIADLDFGKIKIYVGNYDFWYQSSQLAQKMAQEQNKKKEDKIKELQEFIARFSANASKSKQATSRKKQLEKIELDDIQPSSRRYPFVKFTPEREIGNDLLFVEGVSKTIDGEKVLDHISFTMNPNDKAVLMGSSEIAKTTLLKILAGELEPDEGTIKWGVTTSQSYFPKDNSAFFEGIDMNLVDWLRQYAPEDEQTETFLRGFLGRMLFSGEEVKKKASVLSGGEKVRCMLSKMMLSSANVLLLDEPTNHLDLESITSVNEGLKSFKGSLIFTSHDFEFINTIANRVIDLDVETGLSKEIPYENYLEEKGILKTK from the coding sequence ATGTTACAAGTTACGGATGTTAGTTTACGATTTGGTGATCGTAAATTATTTGAAGACGTTAATATTAAATTTACACCTGGCAACTGTTATGGTTTAATTGGTGCGAATGGTGCGGGTAAATCAACATTTCTTAAAATTTTATCGGGAGAACTAGACTCTCAAACAGGACATGTATCATTGGGGAAAGATGAGCGTCTTGCAGTATTAAAACAAGATCATTTTGCTCATGAAGATGAACGGGTATTAGATGTTGTCATTAAAGGACATGAGCGCTTATATGAAGTGATGCAGGAAAAAGATGCGATTTATATGAAGCCTGATTTTAGTGATGAAGATGGTATTCGTGCAGCAGAACTTGAAGGTGAGTTTGCAGAAATGAATGGCTGGAATGCCGAGTCAGATGCTGCAACATTATTGTCTGGTTTAGGTATTAATCCAGAATTACACGATAAAAAGATGTCAGAGCTAGAAAATAATCAAAAAGTCAAAGTTCTCTTAGCACAAAGTTTATTTGGTGCCCCTGATGTTTTATTATTAGATGAGCCGACAAATGGCTTGGATATACAAGCGATTAGCTGGCTAGAAGATTTTTTAATCAACTTTGAAAATACAGTAATTGTTGTGTCTCATGATCGTCATTTCTTAAACAATGTTTGTACACATATCGCGGATTTAGATTTTGGTAAAATTAAAATCTATGTGGGTAACTATGACTTTTGGTATCAATCTAGTCAACTGGCTCAAAAGATGGCACAAGAACAAAATAAGAAAAAAGAAGATAAAATCAAAGAACTGCAAGAGTTTATTGCGCGTTTCTCTGCTAATGCCTCTAAATCTAAACAAGCAACAAGTCGTAAGAAACAACTTGAAAAAATTGAGTTGGATGATATTCAACCTTCTTCAAGACGTTACCCGTTTGTTAAATTCACACCTGAACGTGAAATTGGTAATGACTTACTGTTTGTTGAAGGTGTTTCTAAAACAATCGATGGTGAAAAAGTACTAGATCATATTTCATTTACAATGAATCCAAATGATAAGGCAGTATTGATGGGAAGTAGTGAAATTGCTAAAACAACATTATTAAAAATTTTGGCGGGAGAACTTGAACCAGATGAAGGTACTATTAAATGGGGTGTAACAACGTCACAGAGTTACTTCCCTAAAGACAATTCAGCCTTTTTTGAAGGTATAGATATGAATCTTGTTGACTGGTTACGTCAATATGCACCAGAAGATGAGCAAACAGAAACATTTTTACGCGGTTTCTTAGGGCGTATGTTATTTAGTGGTGAAGAAGTTAAGAAAAAAGCAAGTGTTTTATCTGGTGGTGAGAAAGTACGTTGTATGTTGAGTAAAATGATGCTTTCAAGTGCGAATGTATTATTACTAGATGAGCCAACAAACCACTTAGATCTTGAGAGTATTACGTCTGTCAATGAAGGACTTAAATCATTTAAAGGTTCACTCATTTTTACGTCACACGACTTCGAATTTATCAATACCATTGCAAATCGGGTGATTGATTTGGACGTGGAAACAGGTCTCTCTAAAGAAATACCTTATGAAAATTATTTAGAAGAAAAAGGGATTTTAAAAACAAAATAA
- a CDS encoding S1 RNA-binding domain-containing protein, whose translation MSFKENEIVGTIEFLEVKALEGSTYILEGPNQEIIKLNQSEVDATDSLEIGEAYSFFIYPNRSGDLFATQNMPDITVGRYDFVRVLSTDRDGARVDVGLPREVLIPWEDLPKIKSLWPEKGDYVLCTLRIDRDRQMFARLASETTVQQMFTPVHDDQFQNQVIKARPYRLLRVGSFLLTKEGHKIFVHESERQAEPRLGEEMTVRIIGHNEKGELNGSFLPLAHERLDDDGETIFNLLIEYDGTLPFWDKSSPEAIKEVFNMSKGAFKRAIGHLYKQRIINIETGHITLTKKGWARADQSK comes from the coding sequence ATGTCTTTTAAAGAAAATGAGATTGTCGGAACCATAGAGTTTTTAGAAGTAAAAGCATTAGAAGGTTCAACATATATACTAGAAGGACCTAACCAAGAGATAATTAAACTGAATCAATCAGAAGTTGATGCAACAGATTCTTTAGAGATAGGAGAGGCGTATAGCTTCTTTATCTATCCTAACCGCTCTGGTGATTTATTCGCAACACAAAATATGCCTGATATTACAGTAGGACGCTATGATTTTGTACGTGTATTAAGTACTGATCGTGATGGTGCACGTGTAGATGTTGGGTTACCAAGAGAAGTACTTATACCATGGGAAGATTTACCAAAAATAAAGTCTCTTTGGCCTGAAAAAGGGGACTATGTACTCTGTACATTGCGCATTGATCGTGACCGTCAAATGTTTGCACGCCTTGCATCTGAAACAACAGTACAACAGATGTTTACACCCGTTCATGATGATCAATTCCAAAATCAAGTGATTAAAGCGCGACCATATCGCTTACTGCGTGTGGGTTCATTTTTATTAACAAAAGAGGGGCATAAAATTTTCGTCCATGAATCTGAACGTCAAGCCGAGCCACGTCTCGGAGAAGAAATGACTGTTCGGATTATTGGTCATAATGAAAAAGGGGAGTTAAACGGGTCATTTTTACCATTAGCGCATGAACGCTTAGATGACGACGGAGAAACGATATTCAATCTATTAATCGAATATGATGGAACACTACCGTTCTGGGATAAATCAAGCCCTGAAGCAATTAAAGAAGTATTCAATATGAGTAAAGGGGCTTTCAAACGTGCAATTGGTCACCTTTATAAACAACGTATTATTAATATTGAGACGGGGCATATTACACTCACAAAAAAAGGGTGGGCACGTGCTGATCAAAGCAAATAA
- the pepF gene encoding oligoendopeptidase F has protein sequence MTQSLPLRLEVHESEKWDLSALFKCTDIYETTVKALPQRAEHFKLQYSGTMTSVKRIQEALDAYCTLAIDIDRVENYASLQLSVDTTDGEKQRLAALFDTLVGQIYGHLTFLESELLALDDVLLDEAIEHTAYSYYLTKLRRLKPHQLHPQVEEALTRMSPVLQAPTDIYGVTKMLDIDFGTFEVDGHTYAMDYTTFEGIYEDHCDTAIRRASFKHFSDTIRKYEHTTAAVYNAHVQAEKIEADLRGYDSVIDYLLAEQDVTSEMYHRQIDIIMSDLAPIMRRYAKVIQRTNHLDELRFEDLKISVDPSYEPDITIEDSKKYIFGALDKLGEDYHQMIEDAYQYRWIDFAQNKGKETGAYCASPYGTHSYIFISWTGKMTETFVLAHELGHAGHFALAHKHQNYLQADASMYFVEAPSTMNEMLMLNYLLSTSDDKAFKRWAIGSILARTYYHNMVTHLLEAAYQREVYLHVDQGQSLTAPLLNRIKQQVIHTFWGDDVILTEGTELTWMRQPHYYMGLYPYTYSAGLTIGTIMAQRIENEGAPAVNDWLHVLKAGDSTSPIELARMAGIDVTTERPLKQTIAYISTLVDELETLTDELES, from the coding sequence GTGACACAATCATTACCGTTAAGATTAGAAGTACATGAATCTGAAAAATGGGATTTAAGTGCTTTATTTAAGTGTACAGATATATATGAAACGACAGTAAAAGCGTTGCCTCAACGTGCAGAACATTTTAAGTTACAATACAGTGGCACAATGACAAGTGTAAAGCGTATACAAGAAGCGTTAGATGCATACTGTACCCTTGCGATTGACATTGATCGTGTTGAAAATTATGCGAGTTTACAGCTGAGTGTGGATACAACTGATGGAGAAAAACAAAGATTAGCAGCTCTATTTGATACATTAGTTGGTCAAATTTATGGTCATTTGACATTTTTGGAATCTGAATTACTCGCATTAGATGATGTTCTATTAGATGAAGCGATCGAACATACAGCATATAGCTATTATTTAACTAAGTTACGACGTTTGAAACCACATCAATTACATCCACAAGTTGAAGAAGCACTGACACGTATGTCCCCTGTTTTGCAAGCACCTACTGATATTTACGGTGTTACAAAGATGTTAGATATTGATTTTGGCACATTTGAGGTCGATGGTCATACCTATGCTATGGATTATACGACTTTTGAAGGCATTTACGAAGATCATTGTGACACAGCGATAAGACGTGCGAGTTTTAAACATTTTAGTGATACCATTCGAAAATATGAACATACCACAGCTGCTGTTTATAATGCACATGTTCAGGCTGAAAAGATTGAGGCGGATTTACGTGGTTATGATTCAGTTATTGATTATTTATTAGCTGAACAAGATGTGACGTCAGAGATGTATCATCGTCAAATTGATATTATTATGTCTGATTTAGCGCCTATTATGAGACGCTATGCAAAAGTTATTCAACGAACGAATCATCTTGATGAGCTTAGATTTGAAGATTTAAAAATATCAGTAGATCCAAGCTATGAGCCAGATATTACAATTGAAGATTCTAAAAAATATATCTTTGGTGCTTTAGATAAGCTGGGAGAAGATTACCATCAAATGATTGAGGATGCGTATCAATATCGATGGATTGATTTTGCACAAAATAAAGGCAAAGAGACAGGGGCTTATTGTGCTTCTCCCTATGGTACACACAGCTATATTTTTATCTCATGGACAGGCAAAATGACAGAAACTTTTGTATTAGCACATGAGTTAGGACATGCTGGTCATTTTGCATTAGCGCATAAACATCAAAATTATTTACAAGCAGATGCATCCATGTATTTTGTTGAGGCGCCTTCTACGATGAATGAAATGCTGATGCTTAATTATCTCTTATCGACGAGTGATGACAAAGCATTTAAGCGTTGGGCAATTGGTTCGATTTTGGCACGTACATATTATCATAATATGGTGACGCACTTATTGGAAGCAGCATATCAACGTGAGGTGTATTTACACGTAGATCAAGGACAGTCACTGACAGCGCCCCTACTTAATCGTATTAAACAACAAGTTATTCATACATTTTGGGGAGATGATGTTATCTTAACAGAAGGCACAGAATTGACTTGGATGCGTCAACCACACTATTACATGGGACTTTATCCATATACTTATTCTGCAGGTTTAACAATTGGTACAATCATGGCGCAACGCATAGAAAACGAAGGCGCCCCTGCTGTTAATGATTGGTTACATGTATTAAAGGCAGGAGATAGCACTTCTCCTATTGAACTGGCACGGATGGCAGGCATTGATGTTACGACAGAGCGCCCTTTAAAACAAACAATTGCATATATCAGTACATTAGTTGATGAGCTTGAAACATTAACAGATGAACTGGAATCTTAA